From Persicobacter psychrovividus, the proteins below share one genomic window:
- a CDS encoding AraC family transcriptional regulator yields MMRNLTDALLSGRRLESLVENQTSYCFENVELHVFETYQEAEKVLLNFHDPILASMLRGKKLMHLQDRSCFDFIPGESLILPADEPMYIDFLEANPTNPTQCLAMAIAEQKINVAVNYLNEHKMKADGEWEFADVGFHFTNDSAIQQIIQRIMFLATEQHACKDTFVDMMIQELIIRILQTQTKKAYIDSPAHFSGHRLSYVISFIRENIDKPLNVKMLANEVCMSESNFHRVFRNEMAMSPTAFIMEERVQKAKLLLKNPEVNMKDVCFDCGFNSLSYFNRVFKRNTGCSPKKFQQQLRIVPMSS; encoded by the coding sequence ATGATGAGAAACTTAACGGACGCGCTACTGAGTGGGAGACGCCTCGAATCATTGGTAGAGAATCAAACTTCTTATTGTTTTGAGAATGTTGAGCTGCATGTTTTTGAAACCTATCAGGAAGCTGAAAAAGTACTGCTCAACTTTCACGACCCCATATTAGCCAGTATGTTGCGCGGCAAAAAATTGATGCATTTGCAGGACCGTTCCTGTTTTGATTTTATTCCGGGAGAGTCCTTAATTTTACCTGCCGACGAACCCATGTACATCGATTTTCTGGAAGCCAATCCCACAAACCCCACACAGTGTTTGGCGATGGCGATTGCCGAGCAAAAAATTAATGTCGCCGTTAATTATTTAAATGAACACAAAATGAAAGCGGATGGCGAGTGGGAATTCGCCGATGTTGGTTTTCATTTTACAAATGATAGCGCTATTCAGCAGATTATCCAGCGCATCATGTTTTTAGCCACTGAACAACATGCCTGCAAAGATACCTTCGTGGACATGATGATTCAGGAGTTGATTATAAGGATTTTACAGACGCAGACGAAAAAGGCATATATCGATTCCCCCGCCCATTTTTCCGGTCATCGGCTTTCTTATGTTATCAGCTTTATCCGTGAAAATATTGACAAACCTTTAAATGTTAAAATGCTGGCCAACGAGGTGTGCATGAGCGAGTCAAATTTTCACCGGGTTTTCAGGAATGAAATGGCGATGTCGCCAACTGCTTTTATTATGGAAGAAAGAGTCCAAAAAGCGAAGTTGCTCCTAAAAAATCCGGAAGTAAATATGAAGGATGTTTGCTTTGATTGCGGCTTCAACAGTTTGTCCTATTTCAATCGGGTATTCAAAAGAAATACGGGCTGCTCTCCCAAAAAATTTCAGCAGCAACTTCGCATCGTGCCAATGTCTTCATGA
- a CDS encoding endo-1,4-beta-xylanase has protein sequence MKYFFLSLCLSVCVYSAKAQQWRNDAEAKIEKHRKASLKIQAENIPSSGDYSIQIRQKKQAFRWGSTANIKQIQKLTAQGAALGADHPYYHHLLNFNSITVENTGKWIAWNKPARRETYRELRQWLRNNQVDNRGHGTIWESTKYNAVPKTLLQMTDTADIRRQIYAHIDNQLEALADDVYELDLVNEPVHEDKIVKDILKVENFAQERANWYNYAKAKAPNLPLVINEFHLIQNGNDFHLEFGKYLQEFLAAKGTVDVIGMQGHFYGPMPDAQEIQRRIDEVSLHGIPMHVTEFDMADSSYTAMERVLYLCFAEPLMTGFTLWGAWDGNQWRDSGAIYKANWDLKESGKAYYDLVHGQWRTDLTYVPAGTADSFSVFKGDYDIIVTHQGKSKIYPVKQLLDDTELRVDFADVHLKSPTINFTSDFPDYRAPHTPLQVVAKGKSQDPIKTIQLLVNGYPVARRQFEKANSKQQVEFTWAGCITGENRLQLEITTEQGLVQRSAIKTIMGYAEHRTAHQSGPINP, from the coding sequence ATGAAATACTTTTTTCTGAGTCTGTGCCTAAGCGTCTGTGTTTATTCAGCGAAAGCACAGCAATGGCGCAATGATGCCGAAGCAAAAATTGAAAAACACCGAAAAGCATCGCTTAAAATTCAGGCGGAAAACATCCCCTCCTCTGGGGATTACAGCATTCAAATCCGCCAAAAAAAGCAGGCCTTTCGCTGGGGATCAACGGCCAATATCAAGCAGATTCAAAAACTTACAGCACAAGGCGCTGCCCTTGGTGCCGACCACCCTTACTACCATCATCTGCTGAATTTCAACTCGATTACCGTTGAAAATACAGGAAAATGGATTGCATGGAATAAACCTGCCCGCCGAGAAACTTATCGGGAACTTCGGCAATGGCTCAGGAATAACCAGGTAGACAACAGGGGGCATGGCACGATCTGGGAAAGCACGAAATACAATGCGGTACCGAAAACGCTGTTGCAGATGACTGATACTGCCGATATCCGCCGTCAAATTTATGCACATATTGATAATCAGTTGGAAGCCCTGGCAGATGACGTTTATGAGCTCGACCTGGTCAATGAACCTGTGCATGAGGACAAAATTGTGAAAGATATTCTGAAGGTGGAAAATTTTGCCCAAGAGCGTGCCAACTGGTACAATTATGCCAAGGCAAAAGCACCAAATTTACCATTGGTGATCAACGAGTTTCACCTGATCCAAAACGGTAATGACTTCCACCTGGAATTCGGTAAATACCTCCAGGAGTTTTTAGCGGCCAAAGGCACCGTAGATGTGATCGGAATGCAGGGGCATTTTTATGGCCCGATGCCCGATGCACAGGAAATTCAACGCAGAATCGACGAAGTTTCCCTTCATGGTATTCCCATGCATGTTACTGAATTCGACATGGCCGACAGCTCGTATACGGCAATGGAGCGGGTGCTTTACCTCTGTTTTGCGGAACCACTCATGACCGGATTTACCCTTTGGGGTGCCTGGGATGGTAACCAATGGAGGGACAGTGGGGCAATTTATAAAGCCAACTGGGACCTGAAAGAAAGTGGAAAAGCCTATTATGATCTGGTGCATGGCCAATGGCGCACCGACCTGACTTATGTACCAGCAGGTACTGCCGACTCCTTTTCCGTATTTAAGGGCGATTATGATATTATCGTTACCCATCAGGGTAAATCCAAAATTTATCCGGTAAAGCAGCTTCTTGATGATACCGAGCTCAGGGTTGACTTTGCTGATGTTCATCTCAAAAGCCCAACAATCAATTTTACTTCTGATTTCCCCGATTACCGTGCCCCCCATACACCGTTGCAAGTGGTTGCCAAAGGCAAATCTCAGGACCCTATAAAAACCATACAGCTATTGGTGAATGGCTACCCCGTGGCCAGGCGTCAGTTTGAAAAAGCCAACAGCAAACAACAGGTAGAATTCACTTGGGCCGGCTGCATTACAGGAGAAAACCGACTGCAGCTTGAAATAACTACCGAGCAGGGACTTGTGCAGCGGTCAGCAATAAAAACCATTATGGGCTATGCAGAACACAGAACAGCCCATCAATCAGGTCCGATAAACCCCTGA
- a CDS encoding AraC family transcriptional regulator, giving the protein MSTHQSPQKTTALTIRFSQIDSEINLKKLADELQGDWDGRELHVDSAQIKLNVKSYKYMDDIFVELCEMETINVCHFFHAPKIDSEYIFVRVGFSGVILNLEGGNDFDSNGIFMYSSNQQFEIEYPAGVKARWLTIKYPRRLYNMFGLDKDFGLKEQMTRDNIPWIYYFPLDHEVEEYVKTMFMAGKTGNGRYSTPFSRSIDILGAIKEKFQLDAAEGTPDRIHPDDFNKIITIKNQILLRMDHAPRLEELSMEHGMSVSKLNRLFKSIFKHPVLKFYNLQKIEEVRRKVQHSADTLSDIAEDMGFSHVAHMSRVFKKHYGYPPSDLRKINAF; this is encoded by the coding sequence ATGTCAACACATCAGTCCCCTCAAAAAACAACAGCATTAACGATTAGATTCAGTCAAATAGATTCCGAAATCAACTTGAAAAAATTGGCCGATGAGTTACAGGGCGATTGGGATGGGAGGGAGCTTCATGTCGATTCAGCACAAATCAAACTCAATGTCAAAAGTTATAAGTACATGGATGATATTTTTGTAGAGTTATGTGAAATGGAAACGATTAATGTTTGCCATTTTTTCCATGCTCCAAAAATTGACAGTGAATATATTTTTGTCCGTGTGGGGTTTTCCGGAGTGATTTTAAACCTTGAGGGAGGGAATGATTTTGACAGTAACGGCATCTTTATGTACAGTTCGAATCAGCAATTTGAAATTGAATACCCGGCGGGTGTTAAAGCACGCTGGCTGACGATCAAGTACCCGAGGCGTTTGTACAATATGTTTGGCCTGGATAAGGACTTCGGATTGAAGGAGCAAATGACCAGAGACAATATTCCATGGATCTATTATTTTCCGCTGGATCACGAGGTTGAGGAGTACGTGAAAACCATGTTTATGGCCGGAAAGACAGGAAATGGGCGTTATTCAACCCCTTTTTCCCGATCGATTGATATTCTGGGTGCTATTAAGGAAAAATTTCAGCTGGATGCTGCAGAGGGAACACCGGACAGGATTCATCCGGATGACTTCAATAAAATTATTACCATCAAAAATCAGATTCTTTTGCGCATGGATCATGCTCCGCGGCTTGAAGAACTCAGCATGGAGCATGGCATGAGTGTGTCAAAGCTCAACCGCTTGTTTAAAAGTATTTTTAAGCATCCAGTGCTTAAATTTTACAACTTGCAGAAGATTGAGGAAGTGCGCAGGAAAGTGCAGCATTCTGCAGATACCCTAAGCGATATTGCCGAAGATATGGGCTTCAGTCATGTGGCGCACATGAGTCGGGTGTTTAAAAAACACTATGGTTATCCGCCTTCAGATTTACGCAAGATAAATGCTTTTTAA
- a CDS encoding M20 family peptidase gives MKIKHLLLSAFVLLTSAKASFAQDGELKNFTSMQMQGIEQITVDVDLDGAVDRLSKAVQFKTISNQDREDFDTQAFDDYHAFIKESYPNVHKHLKRELLGNPRPYSLLYTWEGSDPSLEPALFYAHQDVVPVPEDSRDQWKEDPFSGAVKDGYIWGRGVLDDKNQIHAILEAAEMRLKEGWQPTRTMYFVFGQDEEVGGNEGAKHIADVLEQRGIKRFAYVMDESAPLTPGIFPGIKDNTALIGIAQKGFISLELEINGIGGHSSMPPEESNIGILATAITKLEEAQFPYKIHPAVRHQYRYMGPELDEKKQPLYAAVAFGKDGEVTPMEEEFIDEMSKNEVTRAMLHTTIATTMFNAGIKDNVLPPTATAVVNFRPMPGDTPEVIIEHIRKAIKDDRITIRDISASTPATNIADPTGKGYEALEKTIRQIWGNDLIVSPFFVVGGSDSKHFQAKDFAPDVYTITAIQLESTTEFKGFHGVNERILVDEYAKSIGFFYQIFNNLEVLENHL, from the coding sequence ATGAAAATCAAACATCTTCTTCTATCCGCCTTCGTGTTGCTGACCAGCGCCAAGGCATCTTTCGCCCAGGATGGCGAGCTGAAAAACTTCACTTCCATGCAGATGCAGGGCATTGAGCAGATTACCGTTGATGTTGATCTTGATGGAGCCGTGGACCGACTGTCGAAAGCCGTGCAGTTCAAGACCATCTCCAATCAGGACCGTGAGGATTTTGATACCCAGGCATTTGATGATTACCATGCATTTATCAAGGAATCTTATCCGAATGTGCACAAGCATCTGAAAAGGGAACTGCTCGGTAACCCGCGCCCTTACAGCTTGCTTTACACCTGGGAAGGCAGCGACCCAAGTCTGGAGCCGGCATTGTTTTACGCCCATCAGGATGTTGTTCCTGTGCCGGAAGACTCAAGGGATCAGTGGAAAGAAGACCCTTTCTCGGGTGCAGTGAAAGACGGCTATATCTGGGGACGTGGGGTGCTGGATGATAAAAACCAGATTCACGCCATTCTTGAGGCCGCAGAAATGAGATTGAAAGAAGGATGGCAGCCAACACGAACCATGTATTTTGTTTTCGGACAGGATGAAGAAGTGGGCGGAAATGAAGGCGCCAAACATATTGCTGATGTGCTGGAGCAGCGGGGCATCAAAAGATTTGCTTATGTAATGGATGAGTCTGCACCACTGACACCAGGAATTTTCCCGGGCATTAAAGACAATACGGCTTTGATCGGTATTGCTCAAAAAGGGTTTATCAGTCTTGAGCTGGAAATCAACGGTATCGGTGGGCACTCTTCTATGCCACCGGAAGAATCCAACATTGGTATTTTGGCCACAGCCATCACCAAGCTTGAGGAAGCACAGTTCCCTTACAAAATTCACCCTGCCGTACGTCACCAGTACCGTTATATGGGACCGGAACTTGATGAAAAGAAACAGCCACTTTATGCAGCGGTAGCTTTTGGGAAAGACGGTGAAGTAACGCCAATGGAAGAGGAGTTTATCGATGAAATGTCCAAAAATGAAGTTACAAGAGCGATGCTTCATACCACCATTGCCACCACAATGTTCAATGCCGGAATCAAAGACAACGTATTGCCGCCTACGGCCACTGCTGTGGTGAACTTCCGCCCGATGCCAGGCGACACCCCAGAGGTGATCATTGAACACATCAGAAAAGCCATCAAAGATGACCGCATCACCATCCGTGATATTTCGGCATCCACACCGGCAACAAACATTGCCGACCCTACCGGTAAAGGATATGAAGCCCTTGAAAAAACCATCCGTCAGATCTGGGGTAATGACTTGATCGTATCACCATTCTTTGTGGTCGGCGGATCAGACTCAAAACACTTCCAGGCCAAAGATTTTGCCCCCGATGTATATACCATCACGGCGATTCAGCTTGAATCAACCACCGAGTTCAAAGGTTTCCACGGTGTAAATGAGCGTATCCTTGTAGATGAATATGCCAAATCCATCGGCTTCTTCTACCAGATTTTCAACAACCTCGAAGTTTTGGAAAACCACCTGTAA
- a CDS encoding aldehyde dehydrogenase family protein yields the protein MSNVATSASRTYEKPTFKNQYENFIGGQWLAPADGQYFENRSPVDGQVFTKVARSSEADVNKAVDAAWEAAPQWNNSSATERSNILLKIADLMEANAEKLAKVETWDNGKAVRETLAADIPLAIDHFRYFAGVIRAEEGTATEIDASTVSLNILEPLGVVAQIIPWNFPILMAVWKLAPALAAGNCVILKPAEQTPVGILVFVELIQHLLPKGVLNIVNGFGLEAGKPLACCSRVNKVAFTGETTTGQAIMEYASKNITPVTLELGGKSPNVFFSSIMEADDEFFDKCIEGAVMFALNQGEVCTCPSRILVQENIYDAFIERVIERTKAIKIGHPLDPETMMGAQASEEQYHKILSYLDLAKEEGCEILTGGGPAIQQGLEGGFYIQPTILKGNNKMRVFQEEIFGPVVCVTTFKDEAEAIAIANDTAYGLGAGVWTRDTHQAYQISRAIKAGRVWVNCYHAYPAHAPFGGYKKSGIGRETHKMMLNHYRQVKNMLISYDKQATGLF from the coding sequence ATGAGCAATGTAGCAACAAGTGCCAGCCGCACTTACGAGAAACCAACTTTTAAAAATCAGTATGAAAATTTTATAGGTGGCCAATGGCTTGCCCCTGCTGATGGGCAGTATTTCGAAAATCGATCACCAGTAGATGGGCAGGTATTTACAAAGGTGGCGAGGTCGTCGGAAGCTGATGTGAACAAGGCGGTCGATGCTGCTTGGGAAGCCGCTCCGCAGTGGAACAATAGTTCTGCCACAGAACGGAGCAATATTTTGCTCAAAATTGCCGACCTCATGGAAGCCAATGCCGAGAAGCTCGCAAAAGTGGAAACGTGGGACAACGGTAAGGCGGTACGAGAAACCCTGGCTGCTGATATTCCCCTTGCCATCGATCATTTCCGCTACTTTGCAGGAGTGATCCGGGCGGAAGAAGGAACAGCCACTGAGATCGACGCTTCAACTGTTTCCCTCAATATTCTCGAACCTCTGGGAGTTGTGGCGCAAATTATCCCCTGGAATTTCCCCATCCTGATGGCCGTATGGAAATTGGCACCGGCCCTTGCAGCAGGAAATTGTGTGATTTTAAAACCTGCGGAACAAACCCCAGTGGGTATATTGGTTTTTGTTGAATTAATTCAGCATCTATTGCCCAAAGGTGTGCTTAACATTGTGAATGGTTTCGGTCTTGAGGCCGGCAAGCCATTGGCCTGCTGTTCGCGCGTCAATAAAGTGGCATTCACCGGGGAAACCACCACGGGGCAGGCCATTATGGAATATGCCTCAAAAAATATTACTCCTGTTACCCTTGAGCTCGGCGGAAAATCTCCCAATGTGTTCTTCAGCAGTATTATGGAGGCCGACGATGAATTTTTTGATAAATGTATTGAAGGCGCCGTCATGTTTGCCCTCAATCAGGGAGAGGTATGTACCTGCCCTTCGAGAATTCTGGTACAGGAGAATATCTATGATGCATTTATTGAGCGGGTGATTGAACGCACCAAAGCCATAAAAATTGGACATCCGCTCGATCCTGAAACCATGATGGGCGCACAGGCTTCTGAGGAACAGTATCATAAAATTCTTTCCTACCTTGACCTGGCAAAAGAGGAAGGCTGTGAAATTTTAACCGGTGGTGGACCTGCAATTCAGCAGGGCCTTGAGGGCGGCTTTTATATTCAGCCTACCATCCTGAAAGGCAATAATAAGATGCGCGTATTTCAGGAGGAAATTTTCGGCCCCGTGGTTTGCGTAACCACTTTTAAGGATGAAGCCGAAGCGATAGCAATTGCCAACGATACGGCCTATGGGCTGGGCGCTGGGGTCTGGACACGCGACACCCACCAGGCCTACCAAATTTCCAGAGCCATAAAGGCAGGTCGTGTATGGGTCAATTGTTATCATGCCTACCCTGCACACGCGCCTTTTGGTGGCTATAAAAAATCGGGAATTGGCCGTGAAACCCATAAAATGATGCTCAACCATTACCGACAGGTGAAGAATATGCTCATTTCCTATGACAAGCAAGCCACTGGCCTGTTTTAA
- a CDS encoding DcaP family trimeric outer membrane transporter produces the protein MSNIFKLALSLLLLFGLQQNVAAQNNFHNLRGSEEDSVMTTNFPGAWKLPGTDMYMKFGGYFRLDAIYDLTGAGSRNQLLMGQIPVHGTPAANAGPFFNMHLRETRFNFDIRRKTSLGKDLKFFMEFDFFDESLHAGVPRLRHAFVKYGNLLIGQTWTNLSDLRVFPFIMDFSAGDALFGGRSMQVRYEQNFYKTWQYGVALEMPSLGGIYNPYELAGETMPVMPLLSARITNNKKDGSMMMFGGQMQQVRWYGLKEGPNATAIGYGLVFNGRQMITDRLFGTWHAAYNKGLTNQILIFGGTDQGAVLNPDGTLDTEEAITLALGGGYKITQKVSANVAVAYLKRGELAEREEPTLNTGLMGHANLIWNIDKQTTTGVEYGWGNVANLDGAKGHASRWQVMIKYAF, from the coding sequence ATGTCAAATATTTTCAAACTTGCCCTGAGCTTATTGCTGCTGTTTGGTTTGCAGCAAAATGTGGCCGCGCAAAATAACTTCCACAACCTCAGGGGTTCCGAGGAAGACAGCGTGATGACGACCAACTTCCCTGGTGCATGGAAATTGCCCGGTACGGATATGTACATGAAATTTGGCGGGTATTTCCGTCTGGATGCCATTTACGACCTCACCGGGGCAGGAAGCCGGAATCAGTTGCTCATGGGGCAGATACCCGTACACGGAACGCCTGCAGCCAATGCCGGGCCGTTCTTCAATATGCACCTTCGTGAAACCCGTTTCAACTTTGATATCCGCAGGAAAACAAGCCTGGGCAAGGACCTGAAATTTTTCATGGAGTTTGATTTCTTCGATGAGTCTTTGCATGCCGGGGTGCCGCGTTTGCGTCATGCTTTTGTGAAATACGGCAACCTGCTGATCGGACAAACCTGGACCAACCTTTCGGATCTACGGGTTTTCCCTTTCATCATGGATTTCTCGGCAGGTGATGCCCTGTTCGGCGGACGGTCGATGCAGGTGCGCTACGAGCAGAATTTCTACAAAACCTGGCAGTATGGTGTGGCACTCGAAATGCCGAGCCTGGGTGGTATTTACAACCCCTATGAGCTCGCCGGAGAAACCATGCCGGTGATGCCACTGCTCTCTGCCCGCATTACCAACAACAAAAAAGATGGCAGCATGATGATGTTCGGCGGACAAATGCAGCAGGTCAGATGGTATGGTCTCAAAGAGGGACCCAACGCCACAGCGATAGGTTATGGGCTGGTTTTCAATGGCCGGCAGATGATCACGGACCGCCTTTTTGGTACCTGGCACGCGGCTTATAATAAAGGACTCACCAATCAGATTCTTATTTTCGGCGGAACGGATCAGGGGGCAGTACTGAACCCTGACGGTACTCTCGACACCGAAGAAGCCATTACTTTGGCCCTTGGTGGCGGATACAAAATCACGCAGAAAGTATCGGCAAATGTGGCGGTGGCCTACCTGAAAAGGGGCGAGCTTGCGGAACGTGAGGAGCCGACGCTGAACACCGGACTGATGGGGCACGCCAACCTGATCTGGAATATTGACAAGCAAACCACCACCGGTGTGGAATACGGATGGGGAAATGTGGCCAATCTGGACGGCGCCAAAGGACATGCCTCCCGCTGGCAGGTGATGATTAAATATGCCTTCTGA